One Chitinophaga varians DNA window includes the following coding sequences:
- a CDS encoding TonB-dependent receptor: MKSILFKVCLGSLLLLMSFSLVLTAQTPITITGTVTDKTSGNGMQGVTVAVKGATAGTITGNGGNFQLKTNHALPLTLVFTYVGYQTTEQVVNNANEKITITLGTTEILGQEVVVAASRVQESILQSPVSIEKLDARALKASPAPSFYDALANLKGVEMSTQSLTFKSVNTRGFNSNGNTRVLQLNDGMDNQAPGLNFSVGNMVGIPELDLDNVELIPGAASALYGPNALNGIVLMTSKNPFQYQGLSAQVKTGILNDGGRTSATTGFYDVAVRYAHAFNNKWAFKLNVGYIKADDWQAHDYRDQSLANGHGLQDGTRANNEGYNGVNTYGDENSVNMYNTLKTGGLLNQQLAGISAMFGGKVTPDQIFNAAIPAPNRATITRTGYNESDVVDYNTKNLKLNGALHYKITDNLEALIQGSYGSGTTVYTGADRYSLKDFNMGQYKVELRHPDFYVRAYTTQERSGDSYASGTLAAGINEAWKPSTVWYSQYFGTYATQALGTFAQAYGKALQTGATDAAAYAAAQNAVSTGMPLFFQNARAKADSGRFMPGTPEFNNAAAQVRSKPIPGDAKGVGAKFTDKTNLYQLEFMYNFHNLIKFAEILVGGNYRRYTLNSEKTLFAVDDNGKEFRINEYGGYLQIMKKLVDDHIKLTGSLRYDKNMNFKGQFSPRLSAVYTFLQTHNLRVSYQTGFRIPNNQDQYIDLNTPQAHLIGGLPFLRERYGLNNGPVFTLQSVLAGNPQAYTFREFKPERIQAYELGYKALIAKRLLVDAYIYKNDFNNMNGSQVLVKPASGTSPQQIFSVPVSAEETVKSWGWALGLDYSLPLNFTAGGNISYNELSNQKDLGSFLAMFNTPKVRYSLNVGNRNIANSNIAVNVVWKWQQSYIWQSSFVGPNVNALALSEIPAFGTLDAMVSKFFPKAKTTVKLGGVNILNKSYVQSWGNPTIGSQWYVSLGYNL; this comes from the coding sequence ATGAAAAGCATTCTATTCAAAGTATGTTTGGGCTCCCTGTTGCTATTGATGTCCTTTTCCCTGGTACTCACAGCGCAAACGCCTATAACTATTACCGGTACTGTAACAGACAAAACATCCGGAAACGGTATGCAGGGAGTTACAGTTGCCGTGAAAGGCGCCACAGCCGGCACTATCACGGGCAACGGCGGTAACTTCCAGCTCAAAACCAACCATGCCCTGCCACTGACCCTCGTTTTTACCTATGTGGGTTATCAAACCACAGAGCAGGTGGTCAACAATGCCAACGAAAAAATCACTATTACACTCGGCACGACAGAAATACTCGGGCAGGAGGTGGTAGTAGCCGCCAGCCGCGTACAGGAAAGCATCCTGCAATCGCCGGTGTCCATCGAAAAGCTGGACGCCCGCGCCCTGAAAGCGTCTCCGGCCCCCTCCTTTTATGACGCCCTCGCCAACCTGAAAGGCGTGGAAATGAGCACCCAGAGCCTCACCTTCAAATCCGTGAACACACGCGGTTTCAACAGCAACGGCAACACCCGTGTGCTGCAACTAAACGATGGTATGGACAACCAGGCCCCAGGCCTTAACTTCTCCGTCGGTAATATGGTGGGCATTCCCGAACTGGACCTTGATAACGTGGAACTGATCCCCGGCGCCGCCTCCGCCCTGTACGGCCCCAACGCGCTCAACGGCATCGTGCTGATGACCAGCAAAAACCCGTTCCAGTACCAGGGCCTCAGCGCCCAGGTGAAAACCGGCATACTCAATGACGGCGGCCGCACTTCCGCCACCACCGGCTTCTATGACGTGGCGGTCCGTTATGCGCATGCGTTCAACAACAAATGGGCATTTAAACTGAACGTAGGCTATATCAAAGCGGACGACTGGCAGGCCCACGACTACCGCGACCAGAGCCTGGCCAACGGCCACGGTCTCCAGGACGGCACCCGCGCCAACAATGAAGGATATAACGGTGTCAACACCTATGGTGATGAGAACTCCGTTAACATGTACAACACGCTGAAAACCGGCGGTCTGCTGAACCAGCAACTGGCAGGCATCTCCGCCATGTTTGGCGGCAAGGTGACACCCGACCAGATTTTCAATGCAGCCATCCCCGCTCCCAACAGGGCCACTATCACCCGTACCGGCTACAATGAATCCGATGTGGTGGACTACAACACTAAAAACCTGAAGCTGAACGGCGCCCTGCACTATAAAATCACCGACAATCTCGAAGCCCTCATCCAGGGCAGCTATGGTTCCGGCACGACTGTTTACACCGGCGCTGACCGTTACTCCCTGAAGGACTTCAACATGGGTCAATATAAAGTGGAATTACGCCACCCTGACTTCTATGTAAGAGCTTATACCACCCAGGAAAGGTCAGGTGACAGCTATGCCAGCGGCACCCTCGCCGCCGGTATCAATGAAGCCTGGAAACCAAGCACTGTATGGTATTCCCAGTATTTCGGCACTTACGCCACGCAGGCACTGGGCACCTTCGCGCAGGCCTATGGCAAAGCGTTACAAACCGGTGCTACCGATGCTGCCGCTTATGCTGCCGCACAAAACGCCGTTTCCACCGGTATGCCGCTCTTCTTCCAGAATGCCCGCGCTAAAGCCGACTCCGGCCGCTTTATGCCAGGTACCCCGGAATTCAACAATGCAGCAGCACAGGTGAGAAGCAAGCCTATCCCCGGCGATGCCAAAGGCGTAGGCGCTAAATTCACTGATAAGACCAATCTCTACCAGCTGGAGTTTATGTACAACTTCCATAACCTGATCAAATTCGCTGAAATACTGGTAGGCGGTAACTATCGCCGCTATACGCTTAACTCTGAAAAAACACTGTTCGCAGTAGATGATAACGGCAAAGAGTTTCGCATCAATGAATATGGCGGTTATCTGCAGATCATGAAAAAACTGGTGGATGATCACATTAAGCTGACCGGTTCACTGCGCTATGATAAAAACATGAACTTCAAAGGTCAGTTCAGCCCCCGTTTATCCGCTGTATACACCTTCCTGCAAACACACAACCTGCGTGTATCCTATCAGACAGGCTTCCGCATTCCGAACAACCAGGACCAGTACATAGACCTCAACACACCGCAGGCACACCTGATCGGTGGTCTGCCCTTCCTGCGTGAACGCTACGGCCTGAACAACGGTCCGGTATTTACACTGCAGTCTGTGCTGGCAGGCAATCCTCAGGCATATACCTTCCGCGAATTCAAACCGGAACGTATCCAGGCTTATGAGCTCGGCTATAAAGCGCTGATCGCAAAAAGATTACTGGTAGACGCCTACATCTATAAAAATGATTTCAATAACATGAACGGCAGCCAGGTACTCGTGAAACCTGCCAGTGGCACCTCGCCGCAGCAGATCTTCTCCGTGCCGGTAAGTGCAGAAGAAACCGTTAAATCATGGGGATGGGCATTAGGACTGGATTACAGCCTGCCACTGAACTTTACCGCAGGTGGTAACATTTCGTACAATGAACTGAGCAACCAGAAAGACCTCGGCAGCTTCCTCGCCATGTTCAATACGCCCAAAGTACGTTACAGCCTTAATGTAGGTAACCGCAACATCGCTAATTCCAATATAGCCGTTAACGTTGTATGGAAATGGCAACAGTCCTATATCTGGCAATCCTCTTTTGTGGGGCCCAATGTCAATGCACTGGCACTGAGCGAAATTCCTGCCTTCGGCACGCTGGATGCCATGGTCAGCAAATTCTTCCCGAAAGCTAAAACCACCGTCAAACTGGGTGGGGTAAATATCCTCAACAAATCCTATGTGCAATCGTGGGGCAATCCTACCATTGGTTCACAATGGTATGTTTCACTGGGATACAATCTGTGA
- a CDS encoding reverse transcriptase domain-containing protein, which translates to MAEGLTRQQLYDRIRASSKEEFILEEMTRLGFWARNTTQPSLPETLIRKEGELRRELNELLAEKQKYRNKERMLADMRKERMAKAKLKRAETKKRNEEKRKARAEAWAEKKKSDIIYLGEEVSAGLNKIAPDETQLAKFGLPVFKDATALAAAMGITLGKLRFLAFNRKVAHTSHYQRFQIAKKSGGTRVISAPMPQLKAAQHWILENILYKIKNSDAAHGFVPGKSIVTNAAPHVGQDIVINIDLRDFFPSVPYKRVKGLFCKLGYAEQVATILGLICTEPEVDEILLDNRKYYVAKTERHLPQGAPTSPALTNLICFKLDRRFEGLAAKYGYAYTRYADDMTFSAKGEAADKAGQLLWSVKQVVKEEGFTIHPDKLKVMRRGDKREVTGIVVNEKISLDRDTLRKFRALLHQISKTGLAGKRWGKGKNIISSMEGFANYVYMVKPEQGAKLKETLALLLQREDIKAEARNLWTTGSTSPASADTPASADKPSTAQHPEGIPIVKDTPAATNKPDKPWWDVL; encoded by the coding sequence ATGGCCGAAGGCTTAACCCGTCAACAGCTGTACGACAGAATCCGTGCATCCTCCAAAGAGGAATTTATACTGGAAGAAATGACCCGTCTGGGTTTCTGGGCACGTAATACCACCCAGCCATCCTTACCGGAAACACTGATACGCAAGGAAGGAGAACTGCGCCGCGAATTGAATGAACTGCTGGCCGAAAAACAAAAATACCGCAACAAGGAAAGAATGCTGGCAGACATGCGCAAAGAACGCATGGCCAAAGCAAAACTGAAACGCGCGGAGACAAAAAAACGCAACGAAGAAAAAAGAAAAGCCCGCGCTGAAGCCTGGGCAGAGAAAAAGAAGTCCGATATCATCTACCTCGGTGAGGAAGTTTCCGCCGGCCTTAATAAAATTGCACCTGATGAAACACAGCTGGCCAAATTCGGCCTGCCGGTGTTCAAAGATGCTACAGCCCTGGCAGCCGCTATGGGCATCACCCTCGGTAAACTGCGCTTCCTGGCGTTCAACCGGAAGGTGGCGCACACTTCGCACTATCAACGTTTCCAGATTGCCAAGAAATCAGGTGGCACCCGCGTTATCTCAGCGCCTATGCCGCAACTGAAAGCCGCGCAACACTGGATACTGGAGAACATTCTCTATAAAATCAAAAACAGCGATGCTGCCCATGGTTTCGTACCCGGCAAATCCATCGTTACCAACGCCGCACCGCACGTTGGCCAGGACATCGTCATTAATATCGACCTGCGGGACTTTTTCCCTTCCGTTCCCTACAAAAGGGTGAAAGGCCTTTTCTGTAAACTGGGATACGCAGAGCAGGTGGCTACCATCCTGGGCCTCATCTGCACCGAACCGGAAGTGGATGAGATCCTGCTAGACAACCGTAAATACTATGTGGCCAAAACGGAAAGGCACCTGCCGCAGGGAGCGCCTACCAGCCCGGCACTCACGAACCTGATCTGCTTCAAACTGGACCGCCGTTTTGAGGGGCTGGCCGCTAAATACGGTTACGCTTACACGCGATATGCGGACGATATGACTTTCTCCGCTAAAGGCGAGGCTGCCGATAAAGCCGGACAGCTGCTCTGGTCAGTGAAACAGGTGGTAAAAGAAGAAGGCTTCACCATTCATCCGGACAAACTGAAGGTGATGCGCCGCGGCGACAAAAGAGAGGTGACCGGCATCGTTGTCAATGAAAAAATCAGCCTTGACCGTGATACGCTGCGTAAGTTCCGTGCGTTGCTGCATCAGATCTCCAAAACCGGCCTGGCAGGCAAACGCTGGGGCAAAGGCAAAAATATTATTAGCAGCATGGAAGGTTTCGCCAACTACGTATACATGGTGAAACCGGAACAGGGCGCTAAGCTGAAGGAAACACTGGCGCTGCTGCTGCAAAGGGAAGACATCAAGGCGGAAGCCCGTAACCTCTGGACCACCGGCTCTACGTCGCCTGCGTCCGCTGATACGCCTGCATCGGCTGATAAACCTTCTACGGCCCAACATCCGGAAGGTATTCCCATCGTAAAAGACACACCGGCGGCTACTAATAAGCCAGATAAGCCATGGTGGGATGTGCTATAG
- a CDS encoding SWIM zinc finger family protein — MLFNYRYSGNSQVYSNATSAGISFAPDTRRDPTFFVGKLHKKIAFREAISALHDVVVSDLRFKPKDKTAYKEWAAQQESVWLAEHMNGYDGEAANQRIAALSESLKEVSAEKDKVMGPFYNARKKYFDYLYQKDRDAWFVLDPVITVHPDEMFFECFSQDESTYGKLSASYNVFKEVNEFGCGTTNIDYSAALYDEFQKIRDYKETDFKVDPGGFQIQTSQEEMYHEVKIDLPDSWVRGFLQVSSAMTLPAATFDLHPMDVYNFCLWLRRFKEKSGPRSIRFKLEPGKPVRAVFEPWNHEIVCARSIYKGGQSREIRIWGRRRLLILERLVPIAKKFTVHLIGNGLPSFYVADLGDMQFTLGLSGWTANDWSRAGQFDLMAPRAIVEDSAKLKVFADLQTRWMAKPETIAAATGLDKATVLGALGIYTQAGKVIFDLHSGMYRLRELSRDPLPLESLRFANPLEAEASQLVQEKRVTFTAQDIPGTGIQLKGNVKSTHRVYHPVIVIDNDERLSDAHCDCSFYNTNKLYKGPCEHMLALRMTHAENNSAQ; from the coding sequence ATGTTATTCAATTACAGATATAGCGGCAACTCACAGGTGTACAGCAATGCTACATCTGCCGGTATTTCCTTTGCCCCGGACACCCGCCGTGACCCGACCTTTTTTGTTGGAAAACTCCATAAAAAAATCGCTTTCCGCGAAGCCATATCTGCACTGCATGATGTAGTGGTGTCGGACCTGCGTTTTAAACCCAAAGATAAAACCGCCTATAAGGAATGGGCAGCCCAGCAGGAGTCTGTATGGCTGGCGGAACATATGAACGGTTACGACGGAGAAGCTGCCAACCAACGGATTGCCGCGCTCTCCGAAAGCCTGAAGGAGGTAAGTGCAGAGAAGGATAAAGTAATGGGCCCTTTTTACAACGCCCGTAAAAAATATTTTGATTATCTGTACCAGAAAGACCGGGATGCCTGGTTTGTACTGGACCCGGTGATCACGGTGCATCCGGATGAAATGTTCTTCGAATGTTTTAGCCAGGATGAATCTACCTATGGTAAACTGAGCGCCAGCTATAACGTTTTCAAGGAAGTGAATGAGTTCGGGTGCGGTACTACCAACATCGACTATTCCGCTGCTTTGTATGACGAGTTCCAGAAAATCCGGGACTATAAGGAAACAGATTTTAAAGTAGACCCGGGAGGTTTTCAGATACAGACTTCGCAGGAAGAAATGTACCATGAAGTGAAAATCGATCTGCCGGACAGCTGGGTGAGAGGCTTTTTACAGGTAAGTTCCGCTATGACGCTGCCTGCCGCCACCTTCGACCTGCACCCGATGGATGTATATAATTTCTGCCTGTGGCTGCGCCGTTTCAAGGAAAAGAGCGGTCCGCGTTCCATCCGTTTTAAATTGGAGCCGGGCAAACCTGTGCGGGCGGTATTTGAACCATGGAACCACGAAATCGTGTGTGCGAGATCGATATACAAGGGCGGTCAAAGCCGTGAAATCAGGATATGGGGCAGAAGGAGACTGTTGATACTGGAACGCCTGGTCCCTATTGCCAAAAAATTCACTGTGCATCTTATCGGCAACGGTCTGCCGTCTTTCTACGTCGCAGACCTGGGGGATATGCAATTTACCCTCGGGCTCTCCGGCTGGACGGCCAATGACTGGTCACGTGCCGGTCAGTTTGACTTGATGGCGCCTCGTGCCATTGTGGAAGACAGCGCCAAACTGAAAGTGTTTGCCGACCTGCAAACCCGCTGGATGGCCAAACCGGAGACCATCGCTGCTGCCACAGGGCTGGACAAAGCCACTGTACTGGGCGCGCTGGGTATCTATACGCAAGCCGGCAAAGTGATCTTTGACCTGCATAGCGGCATGTACCGCCTGCGGGAACTGAGCCGCGACCCGCTGCCGCTGGAATCCCTGCGGTTTGCCAACCCGCTGGAAGCAGAAGCGTCGCAGCTGGTGCAGGAAAAACGGGTGACTTTCACCGCCCAGGACATTCCCGGTACCGGCATACAGTTGAAAGGAAATGTAAAAAGCACACATCGTGTATACCATCCCGTTATTGTCATCGATAATGATGAAAGACTCAGCGATGCACATTGCGATTGTAGTTTTTATAACACTAACAAGTTGTACAAAGGGCCGTGCGAACACATGCTGGCACTGCGTATGACGCATGCTGAAAATAATTCTGCACAATAA
- a CDS encoding HEAT repeat domain-containing protein: MRLVRNVKLFFREGNSDKTYEIDLCEVGPEQYTVNFRYGKRFGTLKEGTKTVTPVALAAATTIFDALEKEKRSKGYLGEQEAVQDLSFVPVDTSVVADPQDAAILKRLQGALENKPAYKTAWKTSRVIWKAGERKLKEAVPYLIKLMERGDAMQRYTALWALGRCADPAAVPVLRSYADNGSYAQNIRMLAANGLLLTLPEEERNAHIQSHFHRLPESLQQTIAGDNAQAIFDEVQQLVMVKSELNYPMLEDLYIVAYNNKAVRDAIIGFLVHMPLRPSHFQHIRHIFKQAELRDDQGIVGTLAVRFERELPMFNHPGKRLDYDGNEYHPNVFVPELQETFKIAREIKKPGSRLAYSNKTRNYLRRRVLRNLRAAGKRGDMEYVRLATAMLLQYEEQRDARQEYQVKQYSWVNGRYTTWYKQYPAHAQAVFLNYILRGNNPDLKLDSNGTAWCFQVDRNEKGEITREATMLRDHPDTVKAQQKGTLLQKLFGWLGGEKQTPAPGVVPPTYQPETAPAAPASEVPYLELWRQMPQAFVQLLIAGRMEVVHLFAMEQLKSHPEYADLKAKMDEQTIYYLLISHFNVPALFGLELAKEKYNPANLSFFLLYAVTMSPLEVARVQGLDWVDQNKAACFGDADFLMRMIFNPYKDVRNYVRQQLTPEHLPIDKARALVGKAIAALLASNNLADDVNQNLNDGCQILEHFCADALREVDMKVITDLMNSPTPACQAFGVRLMVMKQGQLNFAELSDQLLRNLVASQHASVRMAGMSVLKAMPEAELLRRAEVLLDIVLAPYADVRKEIRPLIASLVAKDSRLAVYLVNELVPRLMRKETSEGIHDDIAAILSHELVGHLQDVDTATALRLLYANYRAAQEFGVVVLNKYIPAEALTVKQVIAAGSHELLAVREWSWGFFNRHAARMRYERDAAIGLLDAKWDDTRRFAQEFFRTQFSENDWTPETLVAIADSVRPDIQAFGREMLTRFFKDADGPSYLLKLSQHPSVAMQVFATNYLAAYATDNLEYLRSMEHYFRSVLSRVNKARVAKERIFNLLEKEALKSAEAAAYIGEIIAHISATVSIADKARCIQIMRDIQQQFDIALPITLMPVRTQTI, encoded by the coding sequence ATGCGATTAGTCAGGAATGTAAAACTGTTTTTCCGGGAAGGAAACTCGGACAAAACATATGAAATAGACCTTTGTGAAGTTGGCCCGGAACAATATACTGTTAACTTTAGATACGGAAAACGCTTCGGAACCCTGAAAGAAGGCACCAAGACTGTAACCCCCGTAGCGCTTGCAGCCGCCACCACCATCTTTGACGCCCTGGAAAAGGAAAAGCGCAGCAAAGGTTATCTCGGTGAGCAGGAAGCTGTGCAGGACCTTTCTTTTGTACCAGTAGATACTTCCGTAGTGGCCGATCCACAAGATGCCGCTATTCTCAAAAGGTTGCAGGGCGCACTGGAAAATAAGCCCGCGTATAAAACTGCCTGGAAAACATCGCGTGTGATCTGGAAAGCAGGTGAACGTAAGCTCAAGGAAGCGGTCCCTTATCTGATCAAACTGATGGAAAGGGGAGATGCTATGCAGCGTTATACCGCGCTCTGGGCCCTCGGCAGATGTGCCGATCCCGCTGCGGTCCCGGTACTGCGTTCCTATGCAGATAACGGCTCCTATGCGCAGAACATCCGGATGCTGGCCGCCAATGGCCTGCTACTGACGCTTCCCGAAGAGGAGCGCAACGCGCATATACAGAGCCATTTCCACCGCCTGCCGGAATCATTGCAGCAAACCATCGCCGGTGATAATGCCCAGGCCATCTTCGACGAGGTACAGCAGCTGGTCATGGTCAAATCAGAACTCAACTACCCGATGCTGGAAGACCTGTATATCGTGGCGTATAACAATAAGGCCGTCAGGGACGCTATCATCGGCTTCCTGGTCCATATGCCTTTACGCCCCAGCCACTTCCAGCATATACGCCATATTTTCAAACAGGCCGAACTGCGCGACGATCAGGGAATCGTAGGTACGCTGGCCGTCAGGTTTGAAAGGGAACTGCCAATGTTCAACCATCCCGGCAAACGACTGGACTATGATGGAAACGAATATCATCCCAATGTGTTCGTGCCGGAGTTGCAGGAGACTTTTAAAATAGCCAGGGAAATAAAAAAGCCGGGATCCCGCCTCGCTTATTCCAACAAAACAAGAAACTACCTGAGACGCAGGGTACTCCGTAACCTGCGCGCAGCGGGCAAAAGAGGCGATATGGAATATGTACGCCTCGCCACCGCCATGCTGCTGCAATACGAAGAGCAGCGTGATGCCAGGCAGGAATATCAAGTCAAACAATACAGCTGGGTCAATGGCCGCTATACCACCTGGTATAAGCAGTATCCGGCCCATGCGCAGGCCGTATTCCTCAACTATATTCTGCGGGGAAACAATCCTGATTTGAAGCTGGACTCCAACGGTACGGCATGGTGTTTCCAGGTGGACAGAAATGAAAAAGGTGAGATTACGCGTGAAGCGACGATGCTCCGCGACCACCCCGATACCGTGAAAGCACAGCAAAAAGGAACGCTGTTACAGAAACTGTTCGGCTGGCTGGGCGGGGAGAAACAAACGCCGGCACCCGGTGTGGTACCGCCCACTTATCAGCCGGAAACCGCTCCTGCGGCGCCGGCCAGCGAGGTGCCTTACCTGGAGTTATGGCGACAGATGCCACAGGCGTTTGTGCAGCTGCTGATCGCCGGTAGAATGGAAGTGGTGCATCTCTTTGCCATGGAGCAATTGAAATCGCACCCCGAATACGCAGACCTGAAAGCCAAAATGGATGAGCAAACGATCTACTATCTGCTGATCAGCCATTTTAATGTTCCCGCGCTCTTCGGCCTGGAACTGGCAAAAGAAAAATATAACCCGGCCAACCTATCGTTCTTCCTGTTGTACGCCGTTACCATGAGCCCTCTGGAAGTGGCCAGGGTACAGGGCCTCGACTGGGTAGACCAAAACAAGGCTGCCTGCTTCGGGGACGCGGATTTCCTGATGCGGATGATATTTAATCCGTATAAGGATGTCCGTAATTATGTACGGCAACAACTGACACCGGAACATCTGCCCATCGACAAGGCACGCGCACTCGTCGGTAAGGCGATTGCCGCATTGCTGGCGTCCAACAATCTGGCAGATGATGTGAACCAGAACCTCAACGATGGTTGCCAGATCCTGGAACATTTCTGCGCCGATGCCCTGCGTGAAGTGGACATGAAAGTGATCACTGACCTTATGAACTCACCCACACCGGCCTGCCAGGCTTTTGGCGTGCGTCTGATGGTGATGAAACAAGGACAGCTGAATTTTGCAGAACTGTCAGACCAGCTGCTGCGTAACCTGGTGGCCAGCCAGCATGCTTCGGTAAGAATGGCCGGCATGTCTGTCCTGAAAGCGATGCCGGAAGCGGAACTGTTGCGCAGGGCAGAGGTGTTGCTCGATATCGTGCTGGCACCGTATGCGGACGTACGAAAAGAAATACGCCCGCTGATAGCCTCTCTGGTAGCGAAAGACAGCCGCCTGGCCGTGTATCTGGTCAACGAGCTGGTGCCGCGCCTCATGCGCAAGGAAACCTCAGAAGGTATCCACGATGATATCGCTGCTATCCTGAGCCATGAGCTGGTAGGGCATCTGCAGGACGTAGACACCGCTACCGCATTACGTTTACTGTATGCCAACTATCGCGCTGCACAGGAATTTGGCGTGGTAGTATTGAATAAATACATCCCGGCAGAAGCGCTGACCGTTAAACAGGTGATTGCTGCCGGCAGCCACGAACTGCTGGCGGTGCGTGAATGGAGCTGGGGCTTCTTTAACCGGCATGCCGCCCGTATGCGCTATGAGCGCGACGCGGCCATCGGCCTGCTGGACGCTAAATGGGACGATACCCGCCGTTTTGCGCAGGAGTTTTTCCGCACGCAGTTCTCCGAAAATGACTGGACGCCGGAAACCCTCGTGGCCATCGCCGACAGCGTGCGCCCGGACATTCAGGCCTTCGGCCGTGAAATGCTGACGCGTTTCTTCAAAGATGCAGACGGACCGTCTTATCTGCTGAAACTGAGCCAGCATCCGAGCGTGGCCATGCAGGTTTTTGCCACCAATTACCTGGCAGCCTATGCTACCGACAATCTGGAGTACCTGCGCAGTATGGAGCATTATTTCCGTTCTGTGCTGAGCCGTGTCAACAAAGCCAGGGTAGCCAAAGAGCGTATCTTTAACCTGTTGGAGAAAGAAGCCTTGAAGTCTGCCGAAGCAGCTGCTTACATCGGAGAGATCATCGCTCATATATCCGCTACCGTGTCTATTGCTGACAAGGCACGCTGCATACAGATCATGCGCGATATACAGCAACAGTTCGATATTGCACTGCCAATAACGTTAATGCCCGTACGAACCCAAACGATTTAG